In one window of Falco cherrug isolate bFalChe1 chromosome 10, bFalChe1.pri, whole genome shotgun sequence DNA:
- the LOC129736967 gene encoding E3 ubiquitin-protein ligase RBBP6-like, with product MEQLDETANLAEANASEEDKIKAMMIQSCHEYDPSNYLREPLDLPPPSSSCFCCGKPGHYAKNCPVNRDKNVEPVCRIKRSTGIPRSFLVEVKDPNTKGAMLTKAGKYAIPTINA from the exons ATGGAACAGCTAGATGAA ACTGCCAACCTGGCTGAAGCCAATGCTTCCGAAGAGGATAAGATAAAGGCGATGATGATACAGTCCTGCCATGAATACGATCCATCCAA TTACTTGAGGGAACCCTTGGATCTGCCTCCACCATCATCCAgttgcttttgctgtggaaaaccTGGCCACTATGCCAAGAACTGCCCGGTAAATAGG GACAAAAATGTGGAGCCTGTTTGCAGAATTAAAAGGAGCACCGGAATTCCAAGGAGTTTCCTGGTGGAGGTGAAGGATCCCAACACAAAAGGTGCCATGCTGACAAAGGCTGGGAAATACGCAATACCAACTATTAATGCGTAA